A window of the Candidatus Hydrogenedentota bacterium genome harbors these coding sequences:
- a CDS encoding DUF4019 domain-containing protein, with translation MTEAISSSERQPVPPPIPRRELYLGAPGSIACMGCGIVILLTACLFVVIMFVVNKTAATVEPEVDAFLSLIDQGKYDEAYASASPKLRQVADSKDFNAMCRILDQALGSFESKSPRHVHTNWNSDGRKTRRVTYQAMYSKGTATLTLDLEFDEGVWKVTGVHWNSDLLAASMKCPHCGMQQRQFVMYCGSCGKPLFKEDNHAQGAATTP, from the coding sequence ATGACGGAAGCAATCTCGTCTTCGGAAAGACAACCCGTTCCGCCGCCAATCCCGCGCAGAGAACTTTATCTTGGAGCTCCGGGAAGTATCGCGTGTATGGGCTGTGGGATCGTGATACTTCTCACGGCATGTCTGTTCGTGGTGATTATGTTTGTGGTCAATAAGACAGCAGCAACAGTTGAACCGGAAGTAGACGCGTTTCTCTCACTTATCGATCAGGGCAAGTATGATGAAGCCTACGCAAGCGCATCACCCAAGTTGCGTCAAGTGGCAGATTCCAAGGACTTCAACGCGATGTGTCGGATCTTGGACCAGGCCTTGGGGAGTTTTGAGTCCAAATCACCGAGACATGTACACACGAACTGGAATTCGGATGGCCGGAAGACGAGAAGGGTCACCTATCAAGCGATGTACAGCAAAGGTACGGCGACACTGACCTTAGACCTGGAATTCGACGAAGGGGTCTGGAAGGTTACAGGTGTTCACTGGAATTCCGACCTTCTGGCGGCATCGATGAAATGCCCGCACTGTGGAATGCAGCAAAGGCAGTTTGTGATGTACTGCGGGTCGTGCGGCAAACCACTGTTCAAGGAGGACAATCACGCGCAGGGTGCTGCAACAACACCGTGA
- a CDS encoding tetratricopeptide repeat protein, translating into MAQDPKKKKVVKSLFDDHKVEKSDWAAFVEQVKENPALYAGAAVFIVVCFLLGVLYRGHSLSAKRELLTQYAEAQKEYEPAKLVAALEPLADGRGEIHAEITYMLGEAALRASEYDKAKQAFEKVRSQFPDSENVADAVEGLGFVAEQQNDPDAAIAYYREVSTKWPKSFAARKQSLNIGRVEEARGRFKEAMDAYKEVSLSFAGSHAASDAQAAIDRLAKEHPELAPPPAPAEAAPAEGAPAAGETPTDVPKLNLTVPVSPTPEAPAASTEAEMPAEPAPAAPAAETPPAADSAAAPAAEQTPPPAQ; encoded by the coding sequence ATGGCCCAGGATCCCAAGAAGAAAAAGGTTGTGAAGTCGCTTTTCGACGATCACAAGGTAGAGAAGAGCGATTGGGCGGCGTTTGTGGAGCAAGTGAAAGAGAATCCTGCTCTGTATGCCGGGGCGGCCGTGTTCATCGTGGTGTGCTTCCTGCTGGGAGTGCTTTACCGGGGCCATTCATTGTCGGCCAAGCGCGAGTTGTTGACGCAGTACGCGGAGGCGCAGAAGGAGTATGAGCCCGCCAAGCTGGTTGCGGCGCTGGAGCCGTTGGCAGATGGGCGCGGCGAGATTCACGCCGAAATCACGTATATGCTGGGAGAGGCGGCGTTGCGAGCCAGTGAGTACGACAAGGCGAAGCAGGCATTTGAGAAGGTGCGCAGCCAGTTCCCCGATTCCGAGAACGTCGCGGATGCGGTGGAAGGGTTGGGATTTGTCGCTGAACAGCAGAACGATCCGGACGCGGCGATCGCCTACTATCGAGAGGTATCGACAAAGTGGCCGAAGAGTTTTGCGGCACGTAAGCAGTCGTTAAACATCGGGCGCGTGGAAGAAGCGCGCGGCCGGTTCAAGGAAGCGATGGACGCCTATAAGGAAGTCTCGCTTAGCTTTGCGGGGTCGCACGCGGCATCGGATGCGCAAGCGGCGATTGATCGGCTTGCCAAGGAGCATCCGGAATTGGCTCCGCCTCCGGCTCCCGCAGAAGCTGCTCCTGCCGAAGGTGCTCCAGCAGCCGGGGAAACGCCTACGGACGTGCCGAAACTGAACCTGACGGTTCCCGTGAGCCCGACTCCGGAAGCGCCGGCTGCGAGCACGGAAGCAGAGATGCCGGCTGAACCGGCACCAGCAGCTCCGGCCGCAGAAACGCCGCCGGCTGCGGATTCCGCGGCAGCACCCGCAGCCGAGCAGACTCCTCCGCCCGCTCAGTAA
- a CDS encoding alpha-galactosidase — protein sequence MRALNGFLTLLAIGALAASAQDTTISLEGKIVAMANPADTTFSLRTTSDASDFLANAAPLFKPARVTQTVVTIAPFGECNALELVAENGDTTVVAVNSELPFAFIQSRHTNTSAQPEPIADMTPFRSPLALSVPATELKVLGTAGLTAPDANPGSYTFLAVANPKTRAGVVAAWLSQDRGSGLVFTRVENNAVILEPRCEYGGALLEPSATLASEWFVVGYFDDARLGLEQYADLVAAYYQIKLPPQPAGYCTWYSDRSGGASNQKDLKILAGFAAGKLAPYGFSFVQIDDMWQGPSRESRPLNTSTFTEEYLGKPIDAKDKWWNGPHSDFTRHAPDGPYGDGGMQVAAANVRAAGMTPGIWLMPFAWNPTCDALKDHQDWFVKQPNGSLYYAFWAGWCLDMSHPDARAFLADNIRRICRNWGFGYLKLDGLWTGTGTSILYVNNGYAKDDYGTSVLHDEHMTPVEAYRNGLKVVREAAGEKTFLLGCNVAQNMRTLGASFGLLDAMRIGPDNGQDWGGIKTGPWHGTNRYFFNGRVWYNDPDPVYVRASVPIEQARLICSWAALSGELTVNSDWLPGLPEDRLDILRRVMPTHHLPARPVDYFEQDMPRIWQVVDAREDYRRDVVGLFNWHDSEAADITVTCESLGLPKDTEFACFDYWANELLPSFKNELTLNVPAKSCRVLAIRAMETHPFVISTSRHVTQGAMDLFDEKWESVLSGVSTVVAGEPYELRIVLPGDVWARQTIGTSPHSVDAVFHGDKDCLRATLTSKKSGSVKWSIDFISRRG from the coding sequence GTGAGAGCATTGAATGGATTCCTGACACTGCTGGCAATTGGCGCGCTTGCGGCTTCCGCGCAAGACACAACCATCTCGCTCGAAGGCAAGATCGTCGCAATGGCCAATCCCGCCGACACCACCTTCTCCCTGCGCACAACCTCGGACGCCTCGGATTTCCTCGCCAACGCCGCACCACTGTTCAAACCGGCACGCGTGACTCAAACTGTCGTCACCATCGCCCCCTTCGGCGAATGCAATGCCCTCGAACTTGTGGCCGAAAACGGCGACACCACCGTCGTCGCTGTCAACTCCGAATTGCCCTTCGCCTTCATCCAGTCCCGTCACACCAACACGAGCGCGCAACCCGAACCCATCGCCGACATGACCCCGTTCCGCTCGCCGCTTGCCCTATCCGTACCTGCAACGGAATTGAAAGTGCTCGGCACAGCCGGACTCACCGCTCCCGATGCTAACCCCGGAAGCTATACCTTTCTCGCCGTCGCAAACCCGAAAACCCGCGCAGGCGTAGTTGCCGCGTGGCTCTCCCAGGATCGAGGCAGCGGTCTCGTCTTCACACGCGTCGAAAACAACGCCGTGATCCTCGAGCCCCGCTGCGAATACGGCGGCGCGCTTCTCGAACCCAGCGCAACGCTTGCCTCCGAATGGTTCGTCGTCGGTTACTTTGACGATGCGCGACTTGGACTCGAACAATACGCCGATCTCGTCGCGGCGTATTACCAGATAAAACTCCCGCCGCAACCCGCTGGATACTGCACCTGGTACTCCGATCGCAGCGGCGGCGCATCCAACCAGAAGGACCTCAAAATCCTCGCCGGTTTCGCCGCCGGGAAACTCGCCCCCTACGGCTTCAGCTTCGTCCAAATCGATGACATGTGGCAAGGTCCTTCTCGCGAATCCCGTCCCCTGAACACCAGCACCTTCACGGAGGAGTATCTGGGCAAACCTATAGATGCCAAAGATAAATGGTGGAACGGCCCGCACTCCGACTTCACGCGCCACGCGCCAGACGGCCCCTACGGCGACGGCGGTATGCAGGTCGCCGCCGCCAACGTGCGCGCTGCTGGTATGACCCCCGGCATTTGGCTTATGCCTTTCGCGTGGAACCCCACTTGCGACGCTCTGAAAGACCATCAGGATTGGTTTGTGAAACAACCCAACGGCTCGCTCTACTACGCATTCTGGGCCGGATGGTGCCTTGACATGTCGCACCCCGATGCCCGCGCATTCCTCGCGGATAACATTCGCCGCATCTGCCGCAATTGGGGATTCGGGTACCTCAAACTCGACGGCCTCTGGACCGGCACCGGCACAAGCATCCTCTACGTCAACAATGGTTACGCGAAAGACGACTACGGAACCTCCGTCCTCCACGACGAACACATGACTCCCGTCGAAGCCTATCGCAACGGCCTCAAAGTCGTGCGTGAAGCAGCGGGGGAGAAGACCTTCCTCCTCGGCTGCAACGTCGCCCAGAACATGCGCACCCTCGGCGCGAGCTTCGGCCTGCTCGACGCCATGCGCATAGGTCCCGACAACGGACAAGACTGGGGGGGGATCAAGACCGGCCCCTGGCACGGCACCAACCGCTACTTCTTCAACGGTCGCGTTTGGTACAACGACCCCGATCCCGTTTATGTCCGCGCATCCGTCCCTATCGAACAAGCCCGCCTGATCTGCTCGTGGGCGGCTCTCAGCGGCGAACTCACCGTCAATAGCGATTGGCTTCCCGGCCTTCCCGAAGATCGCCTCGATATCCTGCGCCGCGTCATGCCAACCCACCACCTCCCCGCGCGTCCCGTTGACTACTTCGAACAGGATATGCCCCGTATCTGGCAAGTCGTCGACGCAAGAGAAGACTACCGCCGCGACGTTGTTGGTCTCTTTAACTGGCACGACTCCGAAGCCGCTGACATCACCGTCACCTGTGAAAGCCTTGGCCTTCCCAAAGACACCGAATTCGCCTGCTTCGACTACTGGGCTAACGAGCTCTTGCCTTCGTTCAAGAATGAACTCACGCTTAATGTCCCCGCCAAGTCCTGCCGCGTACTCGCTATTCGCGCCATGGAAACCCACCCCTTCGTGATAAGTACCAGCCGTCACGTCACGCAAGGCGCCATGGATCTATTCGACGAAAAGTGGGAGAGCGTATTGAGCGGCGTGAGCACGGTCGTCGCCGGGGAACCCTACGAACTGCGGATAGTCTTGCCAGGCGACGTATGGGCTCGTCAGACTATCGGTACGAGTCCTCATTCGGTCGACGCCGTTTTTCACGGCGACAAAGACTGTTTGCGAGCCACGCTCACAAGTAAGAAATCAGGTTCGGTGAAGTGGTCCATCGACTTCATTTCCAGACGGGGTTGA